Proteins co-encoded in one Waddliaceae bacterium genomic window:
- a CDS encoding DUF2709 domain-containing protein, with amino-acid sequence MTEFVITKTLKKDFIEHLKSQKNPDLLSNYFFFIGDMLDIHPVIFPKEKKIYRSVDAVIKSLDDENKLCHETEILIHYGQEDVNDETTTIYICPFTGKVFGDNTSVNPQDAIYDWVSKCPENKERIGGLRVKRFLFSDDPELIKSYISDNVKTVKKTVYSSVVSGKLFHNKKAVIADFKKNYLKDISLEDVQSQKRFDIEESFLEILQEYVDEDAITEFVEALAEHDEFVPYVTQWAEVDEDEEEE; translated from the coding sequence ATGACAGAGTTTGTCATTACTAAAACGCTAAAGAAAGATTTTATCGAGCACTTAAAGTCTCAGAAAAATCCAGATCTTCTCAGCAACTATTTTTTCTTCATTGGGGATATGCTCGACATTCATCCTGTCATCTTCCCTAAGGAGAAGAAGATATATCGCAGTGTCGACGCTGTCATCAAGTCTTTGGACGACGAGAACAAACTATGCCATGAGACTGAGATCTTGATACATTATGGTCAAGAAGACGTCAATGACGAGACGACGACGATATATATATGCCCTTTTACTGGGAAGGTTTTCGGTGACAACACTAGTGTCAACCCTCAAGATGCTATATACGACTGGGTGTCTAAGTGTCCTGAGAACAAAGAGCGTATTGGCGGGTTACGTGTCAAGAGGTTCCTTTTCTCTGACGATCCTGAGCTCATCAAGAGTTATATTTCCGACAATGTAAAGACGGTAAAAAAGACGGTATATTCTTCTGTTGTCAGTGGCAAGTTATTCCATAATAAGAAAGCTGTCATTGCCGATTTCAAGAAAAACTACCTCAAAGACATTTCTTTAGAAGATGTACAGAGTCAAAAGCGCTTCGACATTGAAGAGTCTTTCCTTGAGATCCTTCAGGAGTACGTTGACGAAGACGCCATCACTGAGTTTGTCGAGGCTCTCGCCGAGCATGATG